One Ochotona princeps isolate mOchPri1 chromosome 7, mOchPri1.hap1, whole genome shotgun sequence genomic window carries:
- the LOC101530406 gene encoding dnaJ homolog subfamily C member 17-like, translating to MAVTKELLQMDLYALLGIEEKAADKEVKKAYRQKALSCHPDKNPNNPKAAELFHQLSQALEVLTDTAARAAYDKVRTTRKREAERTQEFDEKRKQMKLDLEARERQAQAQRHEEEHKSQRTRTLEQELGRLREEGSRLLEEEQRLIQERLRQEREQRLRGKAEGGEAQGTPKLKLKWKCKKEDEFHGGYSRDILLQLLQKYGEVLNLVLSSKRPGTAVVEFATVKAAELAVQNEVGRVDKPLKISWLEGQPVEVGPGHSELPKDSVLSERD from the coding sequence ATGGCGGTCACCAAGGAGCTGTTACAGATGGACCTGTACGCGCTACTAGGCATTGAGGAGAAGGCTGCGGACAAAGAGGTGAAGAAGGCATACCGGCAAAAGGCCCTCTCCTGCCACCCAGACAAAAATCCCAACAATCCTAAAGCAGCTGAACTCTTCCACCAGCTCTCCCAGGCCTTGGAAGTACTGACCGATACCGCAGCTAGGGCCGCCTATGACAAGGTCAGGACAACTAGGAAGCGGGAAGCCGAGAGGACCCAGGAGTTTGATGAGAAAAGGAAGCAAATGAAGCTTGACCTGGAGGCCCGGGAACGGCAGGCACAGGCCCAGCGCCATGAGgaggagcacaagagccagaggaCCAGGACACTCGAGCAAGAGCTTGGACGCCTCCGAGAAGAAGGCTCCCGGCTGCTAGAAGAGGAGCAGAGGCTGATCCAGGAGCGGCTGCGCCAGGAGCGGGAGCAGAGGCTGAGAGGAAAGGCTGAAGGTGGTGAAGCCCAAGGAACCCCCAAACtgaagctgaaatggaagtgCAAGAAGGAGGACGAGTTCCATGGCGGCTACTCCAGAGACATTCTCCTGCAGCTTTTGCAAAAGTATGGTGAAGTTCTCAACCTGGTGCTTTCCAGTAAGAGGCCAGGCACAGCCGTGGTGGAGTTTGCAACTGTCAAGGCCGCAGAGCTGGCTGTGCAGAATGAAGTGGGCCGGGTTGATAAGCCGCTGAAGATCTCCTGGTTGGAGGGACAGCCAGTTGAAGTGGGCCCTGGCCACTCAGAACTGCCAAAGGACTCGGTGCTGTCAGAGAGGGACTAA
- the LOC131480776 gene encoding protein BUD31 homolog encodes MPKVKRSRKAPPDGWELIEPTLDELDQKMREVETEPHEGKRKVESLWPIFRIHHQKTRYIFDLFYKRKAISRELYEYCIKEGYADRNLIAKWKKQGYENLCCLRCIQTRDTNFGTNCICRVPKSKLEVGRTIECTHCGCRGCSG; translated from the coding sequence ATGCCTAAAGTGAAAAGAAGCCGGAAAGCTCCTCCGGATGGCTGGGAGTTGATCGAGCCAACCCTGGATGAGTTAGATCAGAAGATGAGGGAAGTGGAGACAGAGCCTCACGAGGGGAAGAGGAAAGTGGAGTCGCTGTGGCCTATCTTCAGGATCCACCACCAGAAGACCCGCTACATCTTTGACCTCTTCTACAAACGGAAagccatcagcagagaactgTATGAATACTGTATTAAAGAAGGCTACGCAGACAGAAACCTGATTGCAAAATGGAAGAAACAAGGCTATGAGAATTTATGCTGCCTGCGGTGCATCCAGACACGGGACACCAACTTTGGAACAAATTGCATTTGCCGGGTTCCCAAAAGCAAGCTGGAAGTGGGCCGCACCATCGAGTGCACGCACTGCGGCTGCCGGGGCTGCTCGGGCTGA
- the LOC101530149 gene encoding transcription initiation factor TFIID subunit 12-like encodes MLLQIADDFIESVVTAACQLARHRKSSTLEVKDVQLHLECQWNMWIPGFGSEEIRPYKKACTTEAHKQRMALIRKTTQK; translated from the coding sequence ATGCTGCTGCAGATTGCTGATGATTTTATTGAAAGTGTGGTGACAGCAGCCTGCCAGCTTGCTCGACATCGCAAGTCCAGTACCCTGGAGGTGAAAGATGTCCAACTTCATCTAGAATGCCAGTGGAACATGTGGATCCCAGGGTTTGGCTCTGAGGAAATCCGACCTTACAAGAAAGCCTGCACCACAGAAGCCCACAAGCAGAGAATGGCACTTATCCGGAAAACAACGCAGAAATGA
- the LOC131480779 gene encoding protein BUD31 homolog, with translation MPKVKRSRKAPPDGWELIEPTVDELDQKMREAETEPHEGKRKVESLWPIFRIHHQKTRYIFDLFYKRKAISRELYEYCIKEGYADRNLIAKWKKQGYENLCCLRCIQTRDTNFGTNCICRVPKSKLEVGRTIECTHCGCRGCSG, from the coding sequence ATGCCTAAAGTGAAAAGAAGCCGGAAAGCTCCTCCGGATGGCTGGGAGTTGATCGAGCCAACCGTGGATGAGTTAGATCAGAAGATGAGGGAAGCTGAGACAGAGCCTCACGAGGGGAAGAGGAAAGTGGAGTCACTGTGGCCTATCTTCAGGATCCACCACCAGAAGACCCGCTACATCTTTGACCTCTTCTACAAACGGAAagccatcagcagagaactgTATGAATACTGTATTAAAGAAGGCTACGCAGACAGAAACCTGATTGCAAAATGGAAGAAACAAGGCTATGAGAATTTATGCTGCCTGCGGTGCATCCAGACACGGGACACCAACTTTGGAACAAATTGCATTTGCCGGGTTCCCAAAAGCAAGCTGGAAGTGGGCCGCACCATCGAGTGCACGCACTGCGGCTGCCGGGGCTGCTCGGGCTGA
- the LOC131480780 gene encoding protein BUD31 homolog, with the protein MPKVKRSRKAPPDGWELIEPTLDELDQKMREAETEPHEGKRKVESLWPIFRIHHQKTRYIFDLFYKRKAISRELYEYCIKEGYADRNLIAKWKKQGYENLCCLRCIQTRDTNFGTNCICRVPKSKLEVGRTIECTHCGCRGCSG; encoded by the coding sequence ATGCCTAAAGTGAAAAGAAGCCGGAAAGCTCCTCCGGATGGCTGGGAGTTGATCGAGCCAACCCTGGATGAGTTAGATCAGAAGATGAGGGAAGCTGAGACAGAGCCTCACGAGGGGAAGAGGAAAGTGGAGTCGCTGTGGCCTATCTTCAGGATCCACCACCAGAAGACCCGCTACATCTTTGACCTCTTCTACAAACGGAAagccatcagcagagaactgTATGAATACTGTATTAAAGAAGGCTACGCAGACAGAAACCTGATTGCAAAATGGAAGAAACAAGGCTATGAGAATTTATGCTGCCTGCGGTGCATCCAGACACGGGACACCAACTTTGGAACAAATTGCATTTGCCGGGTTCCCAAAAGCAAGCTGGAAGTGGGCCGCACCATCGAGTGCACGCACTGCGGCTGCCGGGGCTGCTCGGGCTGA